Proteins found in one Micromonospora sp. WMMD1082 genomic segment:
- a CDS encoding DUF2637 domain-containing protein: protein MTDSRLQRMQWAVRATLALGVAASVTANILHAQPNPISQAIAAWPPLALLITVELVTRVPVHRRSLGAIRVAAASAIAAIAAWISYHHMVGVVARYGETGTVPYLLPLSVDGLIIVASVSLVELAARRREAEHQPHQTPAEAPAEPPPTEHAAAAPVQPSPDTSESPPTDRTPLPEHLPIHADTSRLDEAPDSANRLQGDPIPDVRETSHDLDTALHDHDSSDDAGDTDMDLAPLLVAARAARDELIRDRQTVSRDALARRLRQNGHSIRNSAVSQLLATLRREARSVNGSRPTPSA from the coding sequence ATGACCGACAGCCGGCTCCAGCGGATGCAGTGGGCGGTACGGGCGACCCTCGCCCTCGGCGTAGCCGCCTCCGTCACCGCCAACATCCTGCACGCCCAACCGAACCCAATCTCCCAAGCCATCGCAGCATGGCCACCCCTAGCCTTGCTGATCACCGTCGAACTGGTCACCCGGGTACCCGTGCACCGGCGTTCACTCGGCGCCATCCGGGTCGCCGCCGCCTCGGCTATCGCCGCCATCGCCGCATGGATCAGCTACCACCACATGGTCGGAGTCGTCGCCCGCTACGGCGAAACCGGCACCGTGCCCTACCTCCTGCCACTGTCGGTGGACGGGCTGATCATCGTCGCCTCGGTCTCCCTGGTGGAACTCGCCGCCCGCCGCCGCGAAGCCGAACACCAACCGCACCAGACCCCGGCCGAGGCACCAGCGGAGCCGCCGCCAACCGAACACGCTGCAGCGGCCCCTGTACAGCCCTCGCCCGACACCAGCGAATCCCCACCGACCGACCGGACACCGCTACCCGAACACCTTCCCATCCATGCCGACACGTCACGCCTCGATGAAGCTCCCGACAGCGCCAACCGCCTGCAAGGCGACCCCATACCGGACGTCCGTGAGACGAGTCATGACCTCGACACCGCACTCCACGATCACGACTCGTCCGACGACGCGGGCGATACCGATATGGACCTGGCACCGCTACTGGTAGCCGCCCGCGCAGCCCGCGACGAGCTGATCCGCGACCGCCAGACCGTCAGCCGAGACGCCCTCGCACGCCGCCTACGCCAGAACGGCCACTCGATCCGCAACAGCGCCGTGTCGCAGCTCCTCGCCACCCTGCGGCGGGAGGCACGATCGGTCAATGGCTCTCGCCCCACCCCATCGGCGTGA